A part of Nodularia sp. LEGE 06071 genomic DNA contains:
- a CDS encoding heavy metal translocating P-type ATPase encodes MQLAPKTQLTPEQDPTSQKIILDVGGMKCAGCVSAVERQLMQYPGVKSACVNLATEVAVVETEPGDSEAGHSPVDQDALAQRLTSAGFPSQPRQTSQTVAGESTRQDPEERKRREMRSSFQQLIIAGVLLVLSGIGHFGSMGGQILPILNNIWFHCGLATVAILIPGRPILVDGWRGWRRNAPNMNTLVGLGTLTAYTASLIALLFPQMGWECFFDEPVMMLGFILLGRTLEQQARNRASAAFRELLALQPQIARLIPNPDPEKLGLGANIVEIPAEKVRVGEWLQVLPGDKIPVDGEVRFGQTTVNESMLTGEAVPVIKQPGDGVAAGTLNQSGAIAIVATRTGSDTTLAQIVTLVEAAQTRKAPVQKLADTVAGYFTYGVLTASVLTFVFWFLFGTHIWSDLTMSGGMDMMNHSPLSSPEAMDGVSTHSPLLTSLKLAIAVMVVACPCALGLATPTAILVGTAIGAERGLLIKGGDVLERVHQLDTVVFDKTGTLTTGNPTVTDCLSIAEWDNHKPYSLLQLAAAVESGTYHPLAKAIQQAAQEQKLSIPDAVDFHTEPGLGVSAIVEGLSVLLGNWEWLSKHGIFANDAAQQMAQHLAEDAKTVVGVAVEGNLAGLIAVQDTLRPDAEATVNKLREMGLRVMLLSGDRLEAADAIAKQLGLDSADVIAGVIPSQKAAVIQELQATSASKVAMVGDGINDAPALSQADVGIALYSGTDVAMETAEIVLMRDRLNDVVASIQLSRATFNKIRQNLFWAFAYNTIGIPLAAGVLLPKFGFVLSPSGAAALMAFSSVSVVTNSILLKRLVHRL; translated from the coding sequence ATGCAACTTGCCCCGAAAACTCAGCTTACTCCAGAACAAGACCCTACTTCCCAGAAAATTATCCTAGATGTTGGGGGGATGAAATGTGCTGGTTGTGTAAGCGCTGTAGAGCGACAGCTAATGCAATATCCAGGAGTCAAAAGTGCCTGTGTGAATCTGGCTACAGAGGTAGCAGTGGTAGAGACAGAACCTGGTGATAGCGAAGCGGGGCATAGCCCGGTAGACCAAGATGCACTAGCACAGCGATTGACATCAGCTGGATTTCCTTCTCAACCGCGTCAAACTAGCCAAACAGTAGCTGGCGAATCTACCCGACAAGATCCAGAAGAACGAAAACGCCGAGAAATGCGTTCTTCATTTCAGCAGTTGATCATTGCTGGGGTACTGCTGGTGTTGTCGGGAATTGGACATTTTGGCAGCATGGGTGGCCAAATACTGCCAATTTTGAATAACATCTGGTTTCACTGTGGATTGGCAACAGTTGCAATACTAATTCCCGGTCGCCCAATTTTAGTAGATGGTTGGCGGGGATGGCGGCGAAATGCGCCTAATATGAATACCCTGGTGGGATTGGGAACTCTGACAGCCTACACTGCTAGTTTAATAGCGCTACTATTTCCCCAAATGGGTTGGGAATGCTTCTTTGATGAACCGGTGATGATGCTGGGTTTTATTCTCTTAGGTAGGACTTTAGAGCAACAAGCTAGAAATCGAGCTTCAGCTGCTTTTAGGGAATTACTCGCACTCCAACCACAAATAGCACGATTGATTCCTAACCCAGACCCGGAAAAATTAGGTTTGGGAGCAAATATTGTCGAGATTCCTGCCGAAAAGGTGCGCGTTGGTGAATGGTTGCAGGTACTACCAGGAGATAAAATTCCTGTTGATGGTGAGGTTCGCTTTGGGCAAACCACAGTGAATGAGTCCATGCTGACTGGGGAAGCAGTACCAGTGATTAAGCAGCCAGGGGATGGAGTAGCCGCAGGAACTCTGAATCAATCAGGAGCGATCGCGATCGTCGCCACTCGAACTGGTAGCGATACCACTTTGGCACAAATCGTCACTCTAGTAGAAGCCGCCCAAACTCGTAAAGCCCCAGTCCAAAAATTAGCCGATACAGTTGCGGGTTACTTTACTTATGGTGTCTTGACGGCCTCGGTGTTGACATTTGTGTTTTGGTTCTTGTTCGGCACTCACATCTGGAGTGATCTCACTATGTCTGGTGGGATGGACATGATGAACCATTCGCCACTTTCTAGTCCAGAGGCGATGGATGGCGTTTCTACCCATTCCCCCCTGCTCACGAGCTTAAAACTGGCGATCGCCGTCATGGTTGTGGCTTGTCCCTGTGCTTTGGGACTGGCTACACCAACAGCAATTCTGGTAGGCACTGCCATCGGCGCTGAACGAGGTCTGTTAATCAAAGGTGGTGATGTCTTGGAAAGAGTACACCAGTTAGATACAGTTGTATTTGATAAAACAGGCACTCTAACTACAGGTAATCCCACTGTTACCGATTGTCTATCCATTGCGGAATGGGATAATCACAAACCTTACTCTCTCCTCCAACTAGCAGCAGCCGTAGAAAGTGGCACTTACCACCCCCTAGCCAAAGCCATTCAGCAAGCCGCGCAAGAGCAAAAGTTATCTATCCCTGACGCTGTGGACTTTCACACAGAACCTGGTTTGGGTGTATCTGCCATTGTCGAAGGTCTGTCTGTACTTTTGGGTAACTGGGAGTGGTTGAGTAAGCACGGAATTTTTGCCAATGATGCTGCACAACAAATGGCTCAACATCTGGCAGAAGATGCTAAAACAGTGGTTGGCGTAGCCGTTGAGGGGAATTTAGCTGGACTAATTGCCGTTCAAGATACCCTCAGACCAGATGCTGAGGCTACAGTCAACAAATTACGTGAGATGGGTTTACGGGTCATGCTGCTCAGTGGTGATAGATTAGAAGCAGCTGACGCTATAGCTAAACAACTAGGACTAGATAGCGCTGATGTGATTGCTGGTGTGATCCCCAGCCAAAAAGCTGCTGTTATTCAAGAGTTACAAGCAACATCTGCATCTAAAGTGGCAATGGTTGGCGATGGTATCAATGATGCTCCGGCTTTATCACAAGCAGATGTGGGAATTGCTTTATATTCGGGAACAGATGTGGCAATGGAAACTGCCGAAATTGTCTTGATGCGCGATCGCTTAAATGATGTTGTGGCATCAATTCAACTTAGTCGTGCCACCTTCAACAAAATTCGCCAAAATTTATTCTGGGCATTTGCATATAATACAATCGGCATTCCTTTAGCCGCAGGTGTATTGTTACCAAAATTTGGTTTTGTCCTCAGTCCTTCAGGGGCGGCAGCATTAATGGCTTTTAGCTCTGTTAGTGTTGTGACCAACTCAATTTTATTAAAGAGACTAGTTCACCGCCTGTAA
- the zds gene encoding 9,9'-di-cis-zeta-carotene desaturase — MRVAIVGAGLAGLATAVDLADAGCEVQIFESRPFVGGKVSSWVDDDGNHIEMGLHVFFGCYYQLFDLMEKVGALSNLRLKEHTHTFINKGGRTGTLDFRFFTGAPFNGLKAFFTTSQLSLQDKLQNAIALGTSPIVRGLVDFNGAMKTIRTLDKVSFAEWFRSHGGSEGSIKRMWNPIAYALGFIDCDNISARCMLTIFQFFACKTEASIMRMLEGSPDEYLHKPILKYLEDRGAKVYTRRQAREIQFTESGEQTQVTGIVIAEGDTTEIITADAYVFAGDVPGVQRILPQEWRKWSEFDNIYQLDAVPVATVQLRFDGWVTELQDQEERQQLNHAAGIDNLLYTADADFSCFADLALTSPSDYYRSGEGSLLQLVLTPGDPFIKQSNEAIAQHVLKQVHELFPSSRELNMTWYSVVKLAKSLYREAPGMDPFRPNQKTPVNNFFLAGSYTQQDYIDSMEGATISGRRAAKVILENVKK; from the coding sequence ATGCGTGTCGCAATAGTGGGTGCGGGACTGGCTGGGCTAGCAACCGCAGTAGATTTGGCTGATGCTGGTTGTGAAGTCCAGATTTTTGAGTCCCGTCCATTTGTTGGTGGTAAGGTCAGTAGTTGGGTTGATGATGATGGCAACCATATTGAAATGGGGTTGCACGTATTTTTTGGGTGCTACTACCAGCTATTTGATTTAATGGAAAAAGTGGGGGCGTTATCAAATTTACGCCTGAAAGAACATACCCACACCTTTATTAATAAAGGGGGACGCACTGGGACATTAGATTTCCGCTTCTTTACTGGTGCGCCTTTCAATGGATTAAAGGCATTTTTTACGACTTCTCAACTGTCTTTACAAGATAAACTGCAAAATGCGATCGCTTTGGGTACTAGCCCCATAGTTCGGGGGTTGGTAGACTTCAACGGGGCGATGAAAACTATCCGCACCTTAGATAAAGTGAGCTTTGCTGAATGGTTCCGTAGTCATGGCGGTAGTGAAGGTAGCATCAAACGGATGTGGAATCCCATTGCTTATGCTTTGGGATTTATTGATTGTGACAATATTTCTGCCCGTTGTATGTTGACTATCTTCCAGTTTTTTGCTTGTAAAACCGAAGCCTCAATTATGCGGATGCTGGAAGGTTCCCCAGATGAGTATTTACACAAGCCTATCCTTAAATATTTAGAAGATAGAGGCGCTAAAGTTTATACACGTCGCCAAGCACGAGAAATTCAATTTACCGAGTCAGGCGAACAAACTCAAGTTACTGGCATCGTAATTGCTGAAGGTGACACCACAGAAATCATTACGGCTGATGCTTACGTCTTTGCTGGCGATGTCCCAGGGGTTCAGCGGATATTACCCCAAGAGTGGCGTAAATGGTCAGAATTTGACAATATCTATCAATTGGATGCTGTACCAGTAGCTACAGTGCAGCTGCGATTTGATGGCTGGGTAACAGAACTGCAAGATCAAGAGGAACGCCAACAGCTAAATCATGCGGCGGGGATAGATAATTTGCTCTATACTGCCGATGCTGATTTTTCTTGTTTTGCTGATTTGGCTTTGACTAGCCCCAGTGATTATTATCGTTCAGGAGAAGGGTCTTTGTTACAGCTGGTACTCACACCGGGAGATCCTTTTATTAAACAAAGTAATGAGGCGATCGCACAACACGTCCTCAAGCAAGTTCATGAACTGTTCCCCTCATCGCGAGAACTGAATATGACTTGGTATAGCGTTGTGAAATTGGCGAAATCTCTCTACCGGGAAGCACCAGGGATGGACCCTTTCCGTCCTAACCAAAAAACGCCGGTGAATAATTTCTTTTTAGCAGGTAGTTATACTCAGCAAGATTACATCGACAGCATGGAAGGAGCAACTATTTCCGGACGGCGTGCGGCAAAAGTGATTTTAGAGAACGTGAAAAAATAA
- a CDS encoding iron-sulfur cluster assembly accessory protein: MTQATQSQQRGIQLSESALLQVKSLQQKQGNELCLRVGVRQGGCSGMSYMMDFEDTSKITPVDEVFDYDGFKIVCDGKSLLYLYGLMLDYSDAMIGGGFQFTNPNAAQTCGCGKSFGV; encoded by the coding sequence ATGACACAAGCAACTCAGTCCCAACAACGTGGAATTCAACTGAGCGAATCCGCCTTGCTTCAGGTAAAGTCCTTGCAACAAAAGCAAGGCAACGAACTCTGCTTACGAGTAGGAGTCCGTCAAGGCGGTTGTTCGGGAATGTCTTACATGATGGACTTTGAGGACACCAGCAAGATCACCCCTGTGGATGAAGTTTTCGATTACGATGGCTTCAAAATTGTTTGTGATGGCAAAAGCTTATTATACCTCTACGGTTTAATGCTCGATTATAGCGATGCCATGATTGGTGGTGGTTTCCAATTCACTAACCCCAATGCCGCCCAAACCTGTGGTTGCGGTAAGTCATTTGGAGTTTGA
- a CDS encoding TIGR01777 family oxidoreductase encodes MKVAITGATGFVGSRLVERLHKEGHRILVLTRNTSSAQKVFPPGAFPNVEIVAYTPTASGSWQAALAGCDGVVNLAGEPIAEERWTPEQKQKILNSRQLGTQKIVEAIAKAHPQPSVLVNASAVGYYGTSETATFDETSSSGNDFLAQVCQAWEAEAQKVKDAGVRLVILRLGIVLGSGGALGKMITPFKLFAGGPLGSGRQWLSWIHLDDLVNLILQALTNPEMAGVYNATAPNPVRMAGLSQSLGQVMQRPSWLPVPGFALEALLGDGAMVVLEGQRVMPKRTLAAGFEYEYPDLLPALTQIIR; translated from the coding sequence ATGAAAGTAGCCATTACTGGAGCAACAGGATTTGTCGGGAGTCGTTTGGTAGAACGACTGCACAAGGAGGGTCATAGAATACTAGTGTTAACACGTAACACTTCCTCTGCTCAAAAAGTTTTTCCGCCTGGGGCTTTTCCTAATGTAGAAATTGTGGCTTACACACCCACAGCATCTGGTTCTTGGCAAGCAGCTTTAGCTGGTTGTGATGGTGTCGTTAATCTCGCCGGAGAACCCATTGCTGAGGAACGTTGGACACCAGAACAAAAGCAGAAAATCCTCAATAGCCGCCAGCTAGGTACACAGAAAATAGTGGAAGCAATAGCCAAAGCTCATCCTCAACCCTCTGTGTTAGTCAATGCTTCGGCTGTTGGCTACTATGGAACTAGTGAAACAGCTACCTTTGATGAAACGAGTTCATCTGGTAACGATTTTCTCGCTCAAGTTTGTCAAGCCTGGGAAGCAGAAGCACAAAAAGTTAAAGATGCTGGTGTGCGCCTTGTAATTCTGCGTTTGGGTATTGTTCTGGGTAGTGGTGGTGCTTTGGGCAAAATGATTACACCTTTCAAACTTTTTGCAGGTGGCCCCCTTGGTAGTGGTCGGCAGTGGTTATCATGGATTCACTTAGATGACTTAGTGAATCTGATTTTACAAGCTTTAACTAACCCAGAAATGGCTGGCGTATATAATGCCACTGCTCCTAATCCGGTTCGGATGGCAGGGTTAAGCCAATCTTTGGGACAAGTCATGCAACGTCCTTCGTGGTTACCTGTTCCTGGGTTTGCTTTGGAAGCGCTCTTAGGAGATGGAGCGATGGTAGTTTTAGAAGGTCAAAGAGTCATGCCTAAACGCACTTTAGCGGCAGGTTTTGAGTATGAATACCCGGATTTGCTACCAGCGTTGACACAAATTATTCGGTAA
- a CDS encoding CopG family transcriptional regulator — protein sequence MIMTNKKWAVKRITVNLATQEAEKLEKYCQQTGRPATDVIRELIRGLTVSDDSKEANK from the coding sequence ATGATAATGACTAATAAAAAATGGGCCGTAAAACGTATAACTGTCAATTTAGCAACACAGGAAGCGGAAAAACTAGAAAAATATTGTCAGCAAACAGGTAGACCTGCAACAGATGTAATTCGCGAACTGATTAGAGGGCTAACTGTATCAGATGACAGCAAGGAAGCAAACAAGTAG
- a CDS encoding SRPBCC family protein has translation MSEWLEHSVQIEVEAPIELVWGLWSDLEQMPRWMKWIESVKISPENPDISLWKLSTNGLEFKWQSRMLKVVKQQIIQWESVDGLPNQGAIRFYDRHGSSIVKMTISYAIPGLIGKIMDNLFLGRVVESTIQADLERFKEYALNIQSNS, from the coding sequence ATGTCAGAGTGGTTAGAGCATAGTGTGCAGATTGAAGTCGAAGCTCCCATAGAGTTAGTATGGGGACTCTGGTCTGATTTAGAGCAAATGCCTCGTTGGATGAAGTGGATTGAATCGGTGAAGATTTCGCCAGAGAATCCAGACATCTCTCTCTGGAAACTCAGCACTAATGGTCTGGAATTTAAATGGCAATCCCGGATGCTGAAAGTTGTTAAACAGCAAATTATTCAATGGGAATCGGTTGATGGTTTGCCGAATCAGGGAGCAATTCGCTTTTACGATCGCCACGGTAGTAGTATCGTCAAAATGACTATTTCCTATGCTATTCCTGGGCTGATTGGCAAAATTATGGATAATTTGTTTTTGGGTCGGGTAGTAGAGTCTACTATTCAAGCTGACTTGGAAAGGTTTAAAGAATATGCTTTGAATATCCAGTCTAATAGTTAA
- a CDS encoding tetratricopeptide repeat protein — translation MAQTVEFLFDTGLERYKAGEAPESLIPVFKEVCDRAPETSSAWICLSWLYLLDNKPKLASKAARKAVKLNPQDPQARINLAMSMLETGEKGLREHIEFAKQLIFVNEEWEKEIKDSIADGLSRKPDWKSLAKVKTWIFEE, via the coding sequence ATGGCTCAAACAGTTGAATTCCTGTTTGATACAGGTTTGGAACGCTATAAAGCTGGTGAAGCACCAGAATCTTTAATACCTGTATTTAAAGAAGTGTGCGATCGCGCCCCGGAAACAAGTTCAGCTTGGATTTGCTTATCTTGGTTGTATTTGCTCGACAACAAACCAAAATTGGCTTCCAAAGCGGCGCGGAAGGCAGTAAAGTTAAATCCACAAGACCCACAAGCCAGAATTAACTTGGCTATGTCCATGTTGGAAACAGGTGAAAAAGGTTTGCGAGAACATATTGAATTCGCAAAACAGTTAATTTTTGTCAACGAAGAATGGGAAAAAGAAATTAAAGATAGCATTGCCGATGGTTTAAGCCGAAAACCAGACTGGAAGAGTTTGGCAAAAGTCAAAACCTGGATATTTGAAGAATAA
- a CDS encoding EF-hand domain-containing protein, with the protein MATEQELQSLFNSLDRDQDGKVSLNEFFLSPGLTAIISSETNTNSPQELLVQYDLDEDGSITFEELKDAVEKANNLT; encoded by the coding sequence ATGGCAACCGAGCAAGAGCTTCAATCTCTTTTTAATTCCTTAGATCGCGATCAAGACGGCAAAGTATCCCTGAATGAGTTTTTTTTAAGTCCTGGCTTAACTGCAATCATCTCATCAGAAACAAATACCAATAGCCCCCAGGAGTTACTAGTACAGTATGATTTAGACGAAGACGGTAGTATTACTTTTGAAGAGTTAAAAGACGCAGTTGAGAAAGCAAATAATTTAACCTAG
- a CDS encoding DUF6930 domain-containing protein, whose amino-acid sequence MTSLNRSTSRRLKTLTQIPSVWEGDRRPMSSSPSSDLDSESQGECILWVDGSQGVVRSMDVVSPETGPEAIVRTLMRAMEHPHSPGKPARPQKIVVKDREIQFYLRGVLQDLDIAIDYVPELPLIDELFRGFTEILENQVPDLPPQYAQALHDQALALWQTAPWEFLEEQQILSIEINSADVGTLYASVMGMLGMEYGILFYRSEDSLKQFRAAVLEDDESQGSLEEAFLKQDCLFLTFESEDEMGEDEIDEDEDLADLPMSEIEPTFGNIHPLEGLRSVLYEEEALAVFVALESLICFIRDYHSQLNNEIFPSLSRSYEISLPESASETIKSLPVTVSTLPQLAAELEEMAGFDLEELETGEEDLADFPSLRDDLIPEDAFLSLGVISWEMLDSLRQGVQTHQVGEIAKVGDGLPVILIQTSRPKAKTVIENIAAAGGLKAICFNPGADPFDGDRYDLGLLQTEDDELFLFGEFLDDDPTHREARKKWNQRCKNTQGYCGLIIAKGLTGASRGNPQLRDMMALFEARSLSPQDLGIGTLQLMPQL is encoded by the coding sequence ATGACAAGTTTAAATCGCTCTACCAGTCGTCGGTTGAAGACATTAACTCAAATTCCTTCTGTATGGGAGGGCGATCGCCGTCCAATGTCATCATCGCCTTCCTCAGATTTAGATTCGGAGTCCCAGGGTGAATGTATTCTTTGGGTAGATGGCTCACAGGGTGTTGTCCGAAGCATGGACGTGGTATCTCCTGAAACAGGCCCAGAAGCAATTGTTCGCACCTTAATGCGCGCAATGGAGCATCCCCATAGTCCTGGTAAACCCGCCAGACCTCAAAAGATCGTCGTCAAAGACCGAGAAATTCAGTTTTACCTGCGCGGTGTGCTACAAGATTTGGATATTGCCATTGATTACGTTCCAGAATTACCCTTAATTGACGAACTGTTTCGGGGGTTTACGGAAATTCTAGAGAACCAAGTTCCCGATTTACCCCCCCAGTATGCACAAGCCTTGCATGATCAAGCTTTGGCTCTTTGGCAGACTGCACCTTGGGAATTTTTAGAAGAACAGCAAATCTTGTCCATAGAGATTAACAGCGCCGATGTGGGTACACTTTACGCCTCGGTGATGGGGATGCTAGGGATGGAGTATGGGATTTTATTTTATCGCTCGGAAGATTCTCTGAAGCAGTTTCGAGCCGCAGTTTTAGAGGATGATGAATCACAAGGAAGTTTAGAAGAAGCTTTCCTGAAACAAGATTGCCTGTTTCTCACTTTTGAAAGTGAAGATGAAATGGGCGAAGATGAAATCGACGAAGATGAAGATTTAGCCGACCTGCCCATGTCGGAAATTGAGCCTACTTTTGGTAATATTCATCCTTTAGAAGGATTGCGCTCTGTTTTATATGAAGAAGAGGCACTTGCAGTCTTTGTGGCTCTAGAGAGCCTGATCTGCTTTATCCGCGATTATCACAGCCAGCTCAATAATGAGATTTTTCCTAGTCTGAGTCGTAGCTATGAAATTTCTCTCCCTGAATCCGCTTCAGAAACAATTAAATCTTTGCCTGTGACTGTCTCCACTCTGCCGCAGTTAGCAGCAGAATTAGAGGAAATGGCAGGTTTTGATCTCGAAGAACTAGAAACGGGAGAGGAAGACTTAGCTGATTTTCCTTCGTTGCGAGATGACTTGATCCCAGAAGATGCTTTTCTCAGTCTGGGAGTAATCTCTTGGGAAATGCTAGATTCCTTGCGTCAAGGTGTTCAAACTCATCAAGTTGGTGAAATAGCAAAAGTGGGTGACGGATTACCGGTAATTTTAATTCAAACCTCGCGACCCAAGGCTAAAACTGTCATTGAAAATATTGCCGCCGCAGGCGGACTCAAAGCCATTTGCTTTAATCCAGGCGCAGATCCTTTTGATGGCGATCGCTACGATTTGGGTTTGTTGCAAACGGAAGATGATGAATTGTTCTTGTTCGGTGAATTTTTAGATGATGATCCCACTCATAGAGAAGCCCGCAAAAAATGGAATCAGCGATGTAAAAATACCCAGGGCTACTGTGGGTTAATTATTGCCAAAGGACTCACAGGAGCTTCCCGTGGGAATCCCCAATTGCGAGATATGATGGCTTTGTTTGAAGCGCGATCGCTTTCACCTCAAGATTTAGGTATCGGAACTCTCCAACTCATGCCGCAACTTTAA
- the cobQ gene encoding cobyric acid synthase CobQ produces the protein MKAIMVVGTTSHAGKSLISTAICRIFSRRGWRVAPFKGQNMALNAYVTANGGEIGYAQAVQAWAAGVIPTVEMNPILLKPQGDMTSQVIIKGRPVGRVKASDYYEQYFNIGWQAIEESLKHLSTEFDLLVCEGAGSPAEINLKHRDLTNMRIAKYLNAPTILVVDIDRGGAFAHVVGTLELLEPEERQLIKGIVINKFRGQRSLLEPGIKWLEERIGIPVVGVIPYFQEIFPAEDSLDLLERKSYKSNTDLNITVIRLPRISNFTDFDPLESEPTVAVKYLSPKQDLGHPDAVIIPGSKTTINDLLLMQKTGMAEAIQNYAASGGTVLGICGGYQMLGQIIADPEGVEGQAGRFQGLNLLPIRTVITGQKIARQRQVSSNYPQMGLPVNGFEIHQGRSRVEEQGDKPAYHPLFDDVNLGLVDSCQSIWGTYLHGLFDNGPWRRTWLNRLRQQRGLKSLPTGVANYREQREQIIDSIATEVETHLNLTPFLP, from the coding sequence ATGAAAGCAATTATGGTAGTGGGAACAACATCCCACGCAGGGAAATCACTGATAAGTACAGCTATTTGTCGCATTTTTTCGCGGCGTGGTTGGCGGGTGGCTCCCTTTAAAGGTCAAAATATGGCTTTGAATGCTTATGTCACTGCGAATGGGGGAGAAATTGGTTATGCTCAAGCCGTCCAAGCTTGGGCCGCAGGTGTAATTCCTACGGTTGAAATGAACCCGATTTTACTCAAACCCCAAGGAGATATGACATCCCAAGTCATTATCAAAGGTAGACCCGTAGGCAGAGTCAAAGCTTCAGATTATTACGAACAATACTTTAATATTGGTTGGCAAGCAATAGAAGAATCTCTGAAACATTTATCCACAGAATTTGATTTGCTAGTCTGTGAAGGTGCAGGTAGTCCGGCGGAGATTAACCTCAAGCACCGCGACTTGACCAATATGCGGATCGCAAAATATCTGAATGCACCAACTATATTAGTAGTTGATATTGACCGTGGTGGTGCTTTTGCTCATGTGGTCGGAACTCTGGAGTTACTAGAACCAGAAGAACGCCAATTAATTAAAGGTATAGTAATTAACAAATTCCGGGGACAGCGATCGCTCTTGGAACCGGGAATCAAATGGTTAGAAGAACGGATTGGTATCCCCGTGGTTGGTGTCATCCCTTATTTTCAAGAAATATTTCCCGCAGAAGACTCCCTTGACCTGCTAGAACGTAAGTCATACAAAAGCAATACTGACCTGAATATTACCGTCATCCGCTTACCGAGAATTTCCAACTTTACCGATTTTGACCCCTTGGAATCAGAACCAACTGTCGCTGTCAAATATCTGAGTCCAAAACAAGATTTAGGACATCCCGATGCTGTAATTATTCCAGGGTCAAAGACGACAATCAATGATTTGCTACTGATGCAAAAAACTGGTATGGCGGAAGCGATTCAAAACTATGCAGCTTCTGGTGGTACAGTTTTGGGTATTTGCGGTGGCTACCAAATGCTGGGGCAAATTATTGCCGATCCAGAAGGAGTAGAAGGACAAGCCGGCAGATTTCAGGGGTTAAATCTCTTACCCATTAGAACAGTAATTACAGGACAGAAAATTGCCCGTCAGCGCCAAGTTAGCTCAAATTATCCCCAGATGGGCTTACCAGTCAATGGCTTTGAAATCCACCAAGGGCGATCGCGTGTAGAAGAACAAGGAGATAAACCAGCCTACCACCCTTTATTTGATGATGTTAATTTAGGGTTAGTGGATAGTTGTCAATCTATTTGGGGTACATATCTCCACGGACTTTTTGACAATGGCCCTTGGCGACGGACTTGGTTAAATCGCCTGCGTCAACAACGAGGCTTGAAATCTTTGCCCACCGGTGTTGCTAACTACAGAGAACAGCGAGAACAAATTATCGATTCCATCGCCACAGAAGTTGAAACCCATTTAAACTTAACGCCCTTTTTACCTTAA
- a CDS encoding TM2 domain-containing protein — translation MANLNPSQPTKQLVAGYCGIIFGGIGAHKFILGYAPEGFIMLVIALIGGFFTYGISLLIMQLVGLIEGMIYLNKSPEEFVNTYFVNKQGWF, via the coding sequence ATGGCAAATTTAAATCCAAGTCAACCAACAAAACAACTTGTTGCTGGTTACTGCGGCATTATTTTTGGAGGAATTGGAGCGCATAAATTTATTCTAGGATATGCCCCAGAAGGTTTCATCATGCTGGTTATAGCTTTGATTGGCGGGTTTTTCACCTACGGCATTAGTTTATTAATCATGCAGCTTGTGGGTTTGATTGAAGGCATGATCTACTTGAACAAATCCCCAGAAGAGTTTGTGAATACCTACTTTGTGAATAAGCAGGGCTGGTTCTAA
- a CDS encoding FHA domain-containing protein, translating into MATENDESHLLIIEDDQGRKEFPLEKTIYSLGRGRECNIRLVSQFASRRHATLVRMQREHNSYSHHHNYYYYRIVDGDAKEKPSANGLMVNGCKIPVHNLKNEDEIVFGPGVRAIYYLLKNTQICRDTDDSEYDITLINPGMAEDEDIEE; encoded by the coding sequence ATGGCAACGGAAAATGATGAAAGCCATCTACTGATTATTGAGGATGATCAAGGTCGCAAGGAGTTTCCTTTGGAAAAAACTATTTACTCTCTTGGCAGAGGACGAGAGTGTAATATTCGTTTAGTCTCTCAGTTTGCCTCCCGCCGCCATGCCACATTAGTGAGGATGCAACGAGAGCATAATAGTTATAGTCATCATCATAATTATTATTATTACCGAATTGTAGATGGTGATGCCAAAGAAAAACCTAGTGCCAACGGTCTGATGGTTAATGGATGCAAAATACCAGTTCACAATTTAAAAAATGAAGATGAGATCGTTTTTGGTCCTGGGGTACGTGCTATTTATTATCTATTAAAAAATACTCAGATATGCAGGGATACGGATGATAGTGAGTACGATATTACACTTATAAACCCCGGTATGGCTGAAGATGAAGATATAGAAGAGTAA
- a CDS encoding 2Fe-2S iron-sulfur cluster-binding protein: MSIRVRFLPDDITVDAEVGEPLLDVAERAGVLIPTGCLMGSCHACTVELENGDVIRACISAVSPGSAEMTINLYSDPTW, translated from the coding sequence ATGAGTATTCGCGTCCGCTTTTTGCCAGATGATATTACTGTAGATGCCGAAGTGGGAGAACCTCTGTTAGATGTCGCCGAACGAGCAGGGGTATTGATTCCCACCGGTTGTCTCATGGGTTCTTGTCACGCTTGCACAGTAGAACTGGAAAATGGAGATGTCATCCGCGCTTGTATTTCAGCAGTATCACCAGGAAGTGCAGAAATGACAATTAATTTGTATAGTGACCCAACTTGGTAG